From a single Rhinolophus ferrumequinum isolate MPI-CBG mRhiFer1 chromosome 15, mRhiFer1_v1.p, whole genome shotgun sequence genomic region:
- the SHISA7 gene encoding protein shisa-7, with the protein MPAFLLLGTVLLLASTAGQARARPSNATSAEPPGPLPALLAHLRRLTGALTGGAGAAGPGANGTRTSQASGQGAAARAPPPAELCHGYYDVMGQYDATFNCSTGSYRFCCGTCHYRFCCEHRHMRLAQASCSNYDTPRWATTPPPLAGGAGGAGGAGGGPGPGQAGWLEGGRAGGAGVRGGEGPGGSTAYVVCGVISFALAVGVGAKVAFSKASRAPRAHREINVPRALVDILRHQAGPGTRPDRARSSSLTTGVGGPDSMPPRTPKNLYNTMKPSNLDNLQHNYLHLNVNSPKHHTTTLDWRAAPPPSPSLHYSTLSCSRSFHNLSHLPPSYEAAVKSELNRYSSLKRLAEKDLDEAYLKRRHLGEMPRGTLPLHTLRRPGTGGGYRMDVWGSPEELGLAPAPNPRRVMSQEHLLGDGGRARYEFTLPRARLVSQEHLLLSSPEALRQSREHLLSPPRSPALPPEPSSRAGLAASHSNLLIGPGGPPTPLHGLPPPPGLHAHHHHGLHGSPQPAWMTDAGGGGGTLARRPPFQRQGTLEQLQFIPGHHLPQHLRTASKNEVTV; encoded by the exons ATGCCGGCCTTCCTGCTCCTCGGGACCGTCCTGCTGCTGGCCTCCACCGCCGGCCAGGCCAGGGCGCGCCCGTCCAACGCCACGAGCGCCGAGCCCCCGGGCCCGCTGCCCGCCCTGCTGGCGCACCTGCGGCGCCTGACTGGGGCGCTGACGGGCGGAGCGGGCGCGGCGGGCCCCGGCGCCAATGGCACGAGGACCAGTCAGGCGAGCGGGCAGGGCGCAGCGGCGCGGGCGCCTCCTCCCGCGGAGCTCTGCCACGGCTACTACGACGTCATGGGCCAGTACGACGCCACCTTCAACTGCAGCACCGGCTCCTACCGCTTCTGCTGCGGCACTTGTCACTACCGCTTCTGCTGCGAGCACCGCCACATGCGCCTGGCACAGGCCTCCTGCTCCAACTACGACACGCCGCGCTGGGCCACCACGCCGCCGCCGCTGGCCGGGGGCGCCGGGGGCGCAGGGGGTGCGGGCGGGGGGCCCGGGCCCGGCCAGGCCGGGTGGCTGGAAGGGGGCCGGGCAGGGGGCGCTGGAGTGCGTGGGGGCGAGGGCCCTGGGGGCAGCACCGCCTACGTAGTGTGCGGAGTCATCAGCTTCGCCCTGGCCGTGGGCGTCGGCGCCAAAGTGGCCTTCAGCAAGGCGTCCCGTGCGCCCAGGGCGCACCGGGAGATCAACGTACCCAG GGCTCTGGTGGACATTCTGAGACATCAAGCCGGGCCTGGGACCCGCCCCGACCGGGCACGAAGCAGCTCCTTGACCACAGGGGTCGGGGGTCCCGACAGCATGCCCCCAAGGACGCCCAAGAACCTCTACAACACCATGAAGCCCTCCAATCTCG ATAACCTGCAGCACAACTACCTGCACCTGAACGTCAACAGCCCCAAGCACCACACCACCACGCTGG ACTGGAGGGCCGCCCCGCCACCCAGCCCCTCTTTGCACTACTCCACACTGTCCTGCTCTCGTTCCTTCCACAACCTCTCACATCTGCCCCCGTCCTACGAGGCCGCTGTGAAATCTGAACTCAACCGCTACTCCTCCCTCAAGAGGCTGG cggAGAAGGACCTGGATGAGGCCTACCTGAAGCGCCGGCATCTGGGGGAGATGCCCCGCGGGACTCTGCCCCTGCACACGCTGCGGCGACCTGGCACAGGGGGCGGCTACCGCATGGATGTCTGGGGCAGCCCGGAGGAGCTGGGCCTGGCGCCCGCGCCCAACCCTCGGCGGGTCATGTCCCAGGAGCACTTGCTGGGTGACGGTGGCCGGGCGCGCTATGAGTTCACGCTACCGCGCGCGCGCCTTGTGTCGCAGGAGCACCTGCTCCTATCCTCGCCTGAGGCCCTGCGCCAGAGCCGCGAGCACCTGCTGTCGCCCCCTCGCAGCCCTGCGCTGCCCCCGGAGCCCTCCTCCCGCGCGGGCCTGGCAGCCTCCCACTCCAATCTGCTGATAGGGCCCGGGGGCCCCCCCACGCCACTGCACGGGCTGCCCCCCCCGCCCGGCCTGCACGCGCACCACCACCACGGCCTGCATGGCTCGCCACAACCCGCATGGATGACGGACGCCGGCGGGGGCGGAGGCACGCTGGCCCGCAGGCCGCCCTTCCAGCGCCAGGGCACGCTGGAGCAGCTGCAGTTCATTCCTGGCCATCACCTGCCCCAACACTTGCGCACCGCCAGCAAGAACGAGGTGACTGTCTGA